The Salana multivorans genome window below encodes:
- a CDS encoding DUF2277 domain-containing protein, whose amino-acid sequence MCRSIHTLHNFEPAATSDEVHAAALQYVRKIAGTTRPSRANQDVFDRAVAAIEAVTQELLDGLVTTAPANDRETEAAKARERAVRSGRYATVAGG is encoded by the coding sequence ATGTGCCGCAGCATCCACACCCTGCACAACTTCGAGCCGGCCGCCACCTCCGACGAGGTGCACGCCGCCGCCCTCCAGTACGTCCGGAAGATCGCGGGGACCACCCGGCCCTCGCGAGCGAACCAGGACGTCTTCGACCGCGCGGTCGCCGCGATCGAGGCGGTGACGCAGGAGCTCCTCGACGGCCTCGTCACGACGGCCCCGGCCAACGATCGCGAGACCGAGGCGGCCAAGGCACGCGAGCGCGCCGTCCGCTCCGGGCGGTACGCGACCGTCGCCGGCGGCTGA
- a CDS encoding helix-turn-helix transcriptional regulator: MSETTARALALLNLLQTHRHWPGPELAARLRVTERTVRRDVERLRDLGYRVESVPGIAGGYRLEAGRALPPLLLTDDEAVAMAIGLRVAAMQRLVAEPETTLTALAKLETVLPSRLRRRVSALAEAVHPPGASAGAAVPSGLLGELALACRDHERVRFAYTDGAGVLTRRHVEPHVLAPVNRRWYLLCWDLDRGDWRTFRVDRLASLENLRAPFTPHELTPEMVEELVLVASKWVRTPGEGDVVMDLPIERMRAWFGRWAEGAEPVGPDRTRWPVGGATFRETMFGMSWVPEGVEYTTDLAEPERSLLRETLERMLRALDRAPETLADTPSSGRRRPS; the protein is encoded by the coding sequence ATGTCCGAGACGACGGCGCGGGCGCTCGCGCTGCTGAACCTCCTGCAGACCCACCGGCACTGGCCGGGGCCGGAGCTCGCCGCGCGGCTGCGCGTGACCGAGCGAACCGTCCGGCGCGACGTCGAGCGGCTGCGCGACCTCGGCTACCGGGTCGAGTCCGTCCCGGGCATCGCGGGCGGCTATCGGCTGGAGGCGGGCCGCGCCCTTCCCCCGCTCCTGCTGACGGACGACGAGGCCGTCGCGATGGCGATCGGGCTGCGCGTCGCCGCCATGCAGCGTCTCGTCGCCGAGCCCGAGACGACGCTCACGGCCCTGGCCAAGCTCGAGACCGTTCTCCCGTCCCGGCTGCGCCGCCGCGTGTCGGCCCTCGCTGAGGCGGTCCACCCGCCCGGCGCGTCGGCGGGCGCTGCCGTGCCCTCGGGGCTGCTCGGGGAGCTGGCCCTTGCCTGCCGCGACCACGAGCGCGTCCGGTTCGCGTACACGGACGGGGCCGGTGTGCTCACCCGTCGCCACGTGGAACCGCACGTGCTCGCGCCGGTCAACCGACGGTGGTACCTCCTGTGCTGGGACCTCGACCGCGGGGACTGGCGGACGTTCCGGGTCGACCGGCTCGCCAGCCTGGAGAACCTCCGGGCGCCGTTCACGCCGCACGAGCTGACCCCCGAGATGGTCGAGGAGCTGGTCCTCGTCGCCAGCAAGTGGGTTCGCACGCCCGGCGAGGGCGATGTCGTCATGGACCTGCCGATCGAGCGCATGCGCGCCTGGTTCGGCCGGTGGGCCGAGGGGGCCGAGCCCGTCGGCCCCGACCGCACGCGCTGGCCCGTCGGGGGCGCGACCTTTCGGGAGACGATGTTCGGCATGTCGTGGGTGCCCGAGGGCGTCGAGTACACGACGGACCTCGCGGAGCCGGAGCGCTCGCTGCTGCGCGAGACGCTGGAGCGCATGCTTCGGGCGCTCGACCGCGCGCCGGAGACACTGGCGGACACCCCGTCGTCCGGACGGCGCCGACCGAGCTGA
- a CDS encoding ATP-binding cassette domain-containing protein → MRHEPIIEARGLTKRFTVDRAAVEAVTDLSFEVLPGELVAFLGPNGAGKSTSLRMLTTLVPPTSGTARVAGHDILTAPAAVRRSIGYVGQLTSGSFAQRVRDELLSQGAFYGLTRAHARRRAEELIESLDLAPFATRTVQQLSGGQKRRLDVALGLMHAPRLLFLDEPSTGLDPQSRANLWQHIVDLRETHGTTVFLTTHYLEEADRYAERVMVIDRGRVIADDTAAALKSELAGDVVTLTFGTAEDATAAAGPLRRLAGRDVRIVDERSLVLTTPDGDRLLPAAVRELDAAGLRVERATGVPPTLDDVFLALTGRTLREAQAVAEDSTATPTPEGTPR, encoded by the coding sequence ATGAGACACGAACCGATCATCGAGGCGCGCGGACTGACCAAGCGCTTCACCGTCGACAGGGCCGCGGTCGAGGCCGTCACCGACCTCAGCTTCGAGGTCCTGCCGGGCGAGCTCGTGGCGTTCCTCGGCCCCAACGGCGCCGGCAAGTCCACCAGCCTGCGGATGCTCACCACCCTCGTCCCGCCGACGTCGGGCACGGCCCGCGTCGCCGGTCACGACATCCTGACGGCGCCGGCCGCGGTCCGCCGGAGCATCGGCTACGTCGGCCAGCTCACGAGCGGGAGCTTCGCCCAGCGCGTGCGCGACGAGCTGCTCAGCCAGGGCGCCTTCTACGGGCTGACCCGGGCGCACGCCCGGCGCCGTGCGGAGGAGCTGATCGAGTCGCTCGACCTCGCCCCGTTCGCGACGCGCACGGTCCAGCAGCTCTCTGGCGGCCAGAAGCGACGCCTCGACGTCGCGCTCGGGCTGATGCACGCGCCGCGGCTGCTCTTCCTCGACGAGCCCTCGACCGGGCTGGACCCGCAGAGCCGCGCCAACCTGTGGCAGCACATCGTCGACCTGCGCGAGACCCACGGCACCACCGTCTTCCTCACGACGCACTACCTGGAGGAGGCGGACCGGTACGCCGAGCGCGTCATGGTGATCGACCGCGGCCGGGTCATCGCCGACGACACGGCGGCCGCGCTGAAGTCGGAGCTGGCGGGCGACGTCGTCACGCTGACCTTCGGGACGGCGGAGGACGCGACCGCGGCCGCCGGGCCGCTCCGGCGGCTGGCCGGGCGCGACGTCCGCATCGTCGACGAGCGCTCGCTCGTGCTCACGACGCCGGACGGCGACCGCCTGCTGCCCGCGGCCGTGCGGGAGCTCGACGCCGCCGGCCTGCGGGTCGAGCGCGCCACCGGCGTGCCGCCGACGCTCGACGACGTGTTCCTCGCCCTCACCGGGCGCACCCTGCGCGAGGCCCAGGCCGTCGCGGAGGACTCCACCGCCACCCCGACCCCGGAAGGGACGCCCCGATGA
- a CDS encoding ABC transporter permease, with product MTTTEKSAAETAPTTGAPRGGVARDVWNVLTRELRPVVRDPFTLIFSLVQPLVFLGLFAPLLVGQSGEPTGETLRWFVPGVLVMIVLFGTGAVGSNLQYEMMTGSHERTLVAPLSRSSLLVGRALKEVAPIIVQALLIVAISIPFGFTPDPVGLVVGLALLAVFSVGLGSLSYALALATKNREWLFWGVQQTLIFPLLILSGMLLPLDAGPSWMRAVATVNPVSWVVQAERALLAGDLGAGAVLWGWVSALVLAAAGLAVGIRAMRRSS from the coding sequence ATGACCACCACCGAGAAGAGCGCGGCCGAGACCGCACCGACGACGGGCGCACCGCGCGGCGGCGTCGCCCGCGACGTCTGGAACGTCCTCACCCGCGAGCTGAGGCCGGTCGTCCGCGACCCGTTCACGCTCATCTTCAGCCTGGTCCAGCCCCTCGTGTTCCTCGGGCTGTTCGCGCCGCTGCTCGTCGGCCAGTCCGGTGAGCCGACGGGGGAGACGCTGCGCTGGTTCGTGCCCGGCGTCCTCGTCATGATCGTCCTGTTCGGGACCGGCGCGGTCGGCTCCAACCTCCAGTACGAGATGATGACGGGCTCGCACGAGCGGACGCTCGTCGCCCCGCTGTCGCGCTCCTCGCTGCTGGTCGGGCGCGCGCTCAAGGAGGTCGCGCCGATCATCGTGCAGGCGCTCCTCATCGTCGCGATCTCGATCCCGTTCGGGTTCACGCCCGACCCCGTCGGCCTCGTCGTCGGGCTCGCCCTGCTGGCGGTGTTCAGCGTCGGCCTCGGCTCGCTCTCCTACGCGCTCGCGCTGGCGACGAAGAACCGGGAGTGGCTGTTCTGGGGTGTGCAGCAGACGCTCATCTTCCCGCTGCTCATCCTGTCCGGCATGCTGCTCCCGCTCGACGCGGGTCCGAGCTGGATGCGCGCCGTCGCGACCGTCAACCCGGTGAGCTGGGTGGTGCAGGCCGAGCGCGCGCTCCTGGCCGGCGACCTCGGCGCCGGCGCGGTCCTGTGGGGCTGGGTCTCCGCGCTCGTGCTCGCGGCCGCCGGTCTCGCCGTCGGCATCCGCGCCATGCGCCGCTCGAGCTGA
- a CDS encoding DUF1361 domain-containing protein, giving the protein MVTSSVLGTIGMNLGALLLVLFRGWAFRTRIYRPMLLNIGLSVLPVGVLLGGEIGVLALAWAGAPPWVVLATAVLVGLVWLLLLPNAAYLITELNLSHRREDDPVPQWYDILLVLTLAMSGVLNTVLNVFLATVLVVVVRYDDIEPLASGGASWAVAGVLVAVSFGIYLGRYLRLNSWDIVHPGSFLAKVRGHFSTARGIGDAVGFTLLCAVFLGLMYVVIVGPTIHSLVVSLG; this is encoded by the coding sequence ATGGTCACGAGCTCGGTGCTCGGCACCATCGGGATGAACCTCGGTGCCCTGCTGCTCGTGCTCTTCCGCGGCTGGGCCTTCCGCACGAGGATCTACCGGCCGATGCTGCTCAACATCGGGCTGTCGGTCCTGCCCGTCGGCGTGCTGCTCGGCGGCGAGATCGGGGTGCTCGCGCTCGCGTGGGCCGGCGCGCCGCCGTGGGTCGTGCTCGCCACGGCCGTGCTCGTCGGGCTGGTCTGGCTCCTCCTGCTGCCGAACGCCGCCTACCTCATCACGGAGCTCAACCTCAGCCACCGCCGGGAGGACGACCCGGTCCCGCAGTGGTACGACATCCTGCTCGTGCTCACGCTCGCGATGTCGGGCGTGCTCAACACGGTGCTCAACGTGTTCCTCGCGACGGTGCTCGTCGTCGTGGTGCGCTACGACGACATCGAGCCCCTCGCGTCGGGCGGCGCGAGCTGGGCCGTGGCCGGGGTCCTCGTCGCCGTGAGCTTCGGGATCTACCTCGGCCGCTACCTTCGGCTGAACTCCTGGGACATCGTGCACCCCGGCTCGTTCCTCGCGAAGGTCCGCGGCCACTTCTCGACGGCGCGCGGGATCGGTGACGCCGTCGGCTTCACGCTCCTGTGCGCCGTGTTCCTCGGCCTCATGTACGTCGTCATCGTCGGCCCGACGATCCACTCGCTCGTCGTCTCGCTGGGCTAG
- a CDS encoding MarR family winged helix-turn-helix transcriptional regulator produces MDDMSHDPAEDAVLTLAFELKSLVTELNAALTAAFRPIGLTCVQAEAVMALDALGPVTLSRLAEHLVAESGHPSRLVSRLVADGLVVRTPSTSDRRAVVLELTERGRGLAADAREARRPLLAECARRYGTRLDDATGLLRELRASLADHRSDGRTDQDG; encoded by the coding sequence ATGGATGACATGTCACACGATCCCGCCGAGGACGCCGTCCTCACCCTCGCCTTCGAGCTCAAGAGCCTCGTCACGGAGCTCAACGCCGCCCTCACCGCCGCGTTCCGACCGATCGGTCTCACCTGCGTCCAGGCCGAGGCGGTCATGGCGTTGGACGCGCTGGGTCCGGTCACGCTCAGCCGTCTCGCCGAGCACCTGGTCGCCGAGTCCGGTCACCCCAGCCGCCTCGTCTCGCGACTGGTCGCCGACGGCCTCGTCGTCCGCACGCCGTCGACGTCGGACCGGCGCGCCGTCGTCCTCGAGCTGACCGAGCGGGGCCGAGGTCTCGCGGCCGATGCGCGCGAGGCCCGCCGGCCCCTGCTGGCCGAGTGCGCGCGGCGCTACGGCACCCGGCTCGACGACGCGACCGGGCTGCTGCGCGAGCTGCGCGCGTCGCTGGCCGACCATCGGTCCGACGGCCGGACCGATCAGGACGGCTAG
- a CDS encoding zinc-binding dehydrogenase, with translation MTHASVGATDVAAIRGDYLLQPFPRLTPGYDLVGVVEHLPAGAPSHLSVGQRVAAVLPRMGAHATRVALAPSLLVPVPDGLASAVAATVPLDGVTARLALDALPLDARRGGSVLVQGAGGAVGSWAVQLAGADGREVYGTASLRSRRHAEGLGATVLDYDDPHWVEHLRDLTGGGVAGAVDQTGGRGVRDAVARRGRLVRIAFGGAPGHQRRATATGVVTTLARRYADPRELVCSVPLLVATRRAVYRRALADLLDAVAAGDLIAPLPSLHPVESYREAVADAASAAAGTKTVLELED, from the coding sequence GTGACCCACGCGTCGGTCGGCGCGACCGACGTCGCCGCCATCCGCGGCGACTACCTGCTGCAGCCCTTCCCGCGGCTGACGCCCGGGTACGACCTCGTCGGTGTGGTCGAGCACCTGCCCGCGGGCGCGCCGTCCCACCTGTCGGTGGGCCAGCGGGTGGCGGCCGTGCTGCCGCGGATGGGCGCCCACGCCACGCGGGTCGCCCTCGCGCCGTCCCTGCTCGTGCCGGTCCCGGACGGCCTCGCGTCGGCGGTGGCCGCGACCGTCCCGCTCGACGGGGTGACCGCGCGGCTCGCCCTCGACGCACTGCCCCTCGACGCGCGCCGCGGCGGGAGCGTCCTCGTCCAGGGGGCCGGGGGAGCCGTCGGGTCGTGGGCGGTCCAGCTCGCCGGCGCGGACGGTCGCGAGGTCTACGGCACGGCGTCGCTCCGGTCCCGCCGGCATGCCGAGGGACTCGGCGCCACGGTGCTCGACTACGACGACCCGCACTGGGTCGAGCACCTGCGCGATCTCACCGGGGGCGGGGTGGCCGGCGCCGTGGACCAGACCGGCGGCCGGGGCGTGCGGGACGCCGTGGCGCGCCGCGGTCGCCTCGTCCGGATCGCCTTCGGCGGGGCCCCGGGCCACCAGCGCCGAGCGACGGCGACCGGCGTCGTCACGACGCTCGCGCGTCGGTACGCCGATCCGCGGGAGCTGGTCTGCTCGGTCCCGCTCCTCGTCGCCACCCGCCGCGCCGTCTACCGGCGGGCGCTGGCCGACCTGCTCGACGCGGTCGCGGCGGGGGACCTCATCGCACCGCTGCCGTCCCTGCACCCGGTCGAGAGCTACCGCGAGGCGGTCGCCGACGCGGCGAGCGCGGCGGCCGGGACGAAGACGGTGCTGGAGCTCGAGGACTGA
- the ald gene encoding alanine dehydrogenase — translation MKIGVPTEVKNNEFRVGVTPSGVAELVAQGHEVVVQSGAGVGSLLSDDAYAAAGAVVVGDAGAAWDAELVVKVKEPEPEEYGFLREDLALFTYLHLAASQECTEALLAAGTAAIAYETVQLGSGALPLLQPMSEIAGRLATVVGAYHLMKETGGAGVLLGGIAGTPRANVVVLGAGVAGEHAIANAIGMGADVTVLDVAMPRLRTIQEKYGPAVTTRVSSAYEIAAAVERADLVVGAVLVPGAHAPRLVTDAMIAGMRPGAVLVDIAIDQGGCFEGSRPTTHDDPTFQVHDALLYCVTNMPGAVPQSSTRALTNATLPYIVEIADWGWRLALQQDPALAQGLNTCAGRVTNRGVAQAFDLDAISVSTALAGGW, via the coding sequence ATGAAGATCGGCGTCCCCACCGAGGTCAAGAACAACGAGTTCCGCGTGGGAGTGACTCCGTCCGGCGTGGCCGAGCTGGTCGCCCAGGGGCACGAGGTCGTGGTCCAGTCCGGGGCCGGCGTCGGGTCGCTGCTGTCCGACGACGCCTACGCCGCCGCCGGTGCCGTCGTCGTCGGCGACGCGGGGGCGGCGTGGGACGCCGAGCTCGTCGTCAAGGTGAAGGAGCCGGAGCCGGAGGAGTACGGCTTCCTGCGCGAGGACCTCGCCCTGTTCACCTACCTCCACCTCGCGGCGAGCCAGGAGTGCACCGAGGCCCTGCTCGCGGCCGGGACCGCGGCGATCGCGTACGAGACGGTCCAGCTCGGCAGCGGTGCGCTGCCGCTGCTCCAGCCGATGAGCGAGATCGCGGGCCGGCTCGCGACCGTCGTCGGCGCCTACCACCTCATGAAGGAGACCGGCGGGGCTGGCGTGCTGCTCGGCGGGATCGCCGGGACGCCGCGCGCGAACGTCGTCGTGCTCGGCGCGGGGGTCGCGGGCGAGCACGCCATCGCCAACGCCATCGGCATGGGTGCCGACGTCACGGTGCTCGACGTCGCGATGCCGCGGCTGCGGACCATCCAGGAGAAGTACGGCCCCGCCGTCACGACGCGGGTGTCCTCCGCGTACGAGATCGCCGCGGCCGTCGAGCGGGCCGACCTCGTCGTCGGTGCGGTGCTGGTACCGGGCGCGCACGCGCCCCGGCTGGTCACCGACGCGATGATCGCCGGGATGCGTCCCGGCGCGGTGCTCGTCGACATCGCGATCGACCAGGGCGGCTGCTTCGAGGGGTCGCGACCGACCACGCACGACGACCCGACGTTCCAGGTGCACGACGCGCTCCTGTACTGCGTGACCAACATGCCGGGCGCCGTCCCGCAGAGCTCGACGCGGGCGCTGACCAACGCGACGCTGCCCTACATCGTCGAGATCGCGGACTGGGGCTGGCGGCTCGCGCTCCAGCAGGACCCGGCGCTCGCCCAGGGCCTCAACACGTGCGCCGGCCGGGTGACGAACCGCGGCGTCGCGCAGGCGTTCGACCTCGACGCGATCTCGGTCTCGACGGCGCTCGCCGGCGGCTGGTGA
- a CDS encoding PH domain-containing protein, with the protein MGYPKDNLAPDETVILHRHPHWKALVLPVLGLLLATGAVGAAWWWSRSLEVSDTTETVIGIVAGVLWAVLVIWWFVAPLVRWATTHFVITDRRVIFRTGVFTRSGIDIPMARINSIQFRHDLVDRILRTGTLIIESASDDPLEFNDIPQVERVHALLYHEVHDYLTEDDDETAQP; encoded by the coding sequence ATGGGCTACCCCAAGGACAACCTCGCCCCCGACGAGACGGTCATCCTGCACCGCCACCCGCACTGGAAGGCGCTCGTCCTGCCCGTGCTCGGGCTGCTCCTGGCGACGGGCGCGGTCGGCGCCGCCTGGTGGTGGTCGCGCTCGCTCGAGGTCAGCGACACGACGGAGACGGTCATCGGCATCGTCGCCGGCGTCCTGTGGGCCGTGCTGGTCATCTGGTGGTTCGTCGCCCCCCTCGTGCGCTGGGCGACGACGCACTTCGTCATCACGGACCGCCGGGTCATCTTTCGCACCGGCGTGTTCACCCGCAGCGGCATCGACATCCCGATGGCGCGGATCAACTCGATCCAGTTCCGCCACGACCTCGTGGACCGGATCCTGCGCACGGGGACGCTCATCATCGAGTCGGCGTCGGACGACCCGCTCGAGTTCAACGACATCCCGCAGGTCGAGCGCGTCCACGCGCTGCTCTACCACGAGGTCCACGACTACCTCACCGAGGACGACGACGAGACGGCCCAGCCGTGA
- a CDS encoding class I SAM-dependent methyltransferase — MTREDWGPSRWELIVAERPGHSQWYIERFRAMEREGADIVGEARLADAMLGRGSRVLDAGCGPGRIAGWLAARGHDVVGVDVDPDLVEAARSDHSGPTYVVSDLSELDLPAAGIAEPFDLVIVAGNVVTFLAPGSEVEVLRRLAAHLAPGGRIVIGFGLGRGYDLASFEADVSSAGLRESLRLAAWDVRPWTPSSDFVVSVLEPSGA; from the coding sequence GTGACGCGGGAGGACTGGGGCCCGAGCCGCTGGGAGCTCATCGTCGCCGAGCGGCCCGGTCACTCGCAGTGGTACATCGAGCGGTTCCGCGCGATGGAGCGCGAGGGTGCCGACATCGTGGGGGAGGCCCGGCTGGCCGACGCGATGCTCGGGCGCGGCAGCCGCGTCCTCGACGCGGGGTGCGGCCCCGGCCGGATCGCCGGCTGGCTCGCCGCGCGCGGTCACGACGTCGTCGGCGTGGACGTCGACCCCGACCTCGTCGAGGCCGCGCGGAGCGACCACTCGGGGCCGACCTACGTCGTCTCCGACCTGTCGGAGCTCGACCTGCCCGCCGCGGGCATCGCCGAGCCGTTCGACCTCGTGATCGTCGCGGGCAACGTCGTCACCTTCCTGGCGCCGGGCAGCGAGGTCGAGGTGCTGCGCCGTCTCGCGGCCCACCTCGCGCCGGGCGGCCGGATCGTCATCGGGTTCGGGCTGGGCCGCGGCTACGACCTCGCGTCGTTCGAGGCCGACGTCAGCTCGGCCGGGCTGCGCGAGTCGCTCCGGCTCGCCGCCTGGGACGTGCGCCCGTGGACGCCGTCGTCCGACTTCGTCGTGAGCGTGCTGGAGCCGTCCGGCGCCTGA
- a CDS encoding phosphodiester glycosidase family protein encodes METTTHPQPLSPQPSPPTRPTRRLQPRRPLRRAIAAGVLTLALTIGGATAWALDRFVIEHVEIADVAAYEQAANDSAATSSGTASSGETTGASSDEAATGETSDTSTDAETGSEVADPVVTVTSGQLATSGGTATYYVADVTLGDITQLRAAFAQNAFGANITEDTSDIAADVGALLAINGDYYGFRSTGVVIRNGVLYRDSPARTAAVIYRDGTMDLVDETTTSGEQLLANGAWQTYSFGPALVEDGVVVAGIDDVEVDTNVGNHSIQGSQPRTAIGMVEANHYVLVVVDGRSSESSGVTMTELAQLMLDLGASEAYNLDGGGSSTMVDASGDLVNDPLGRGAERGTSDILYVAATTGTTTGTDS; translated from the coding sequence CCCTGCGCCGCGCGATCGCCGCGGGCGTCCTCACGCTCGCGCTCACGATCGGCGGCGCCACCGCGTGGGCGCTCGACCGGTTCGTCATCGAGCACGTCGAGATCGCCGACGTCGCCGCCTACGAGCAGGCGGCGAACGACTCGGCAGCGACGTCGAGCGGCACCGCCTCGTCCGGCGAGACCACCGGCGCGTCGTCGGACGAGGCGGCGACCGGCGAGACCAGCGACACGTCCACCGACGCTGAGACGGGGTCCGAGGTCGCCGACCCCGTCGTCACCGTGACGTCGGGTCAGCTCGCGACGAGCGGCGGCACCGCGACGTACTACGTCGCCGACGTCACGCTCGGCGACATCACCCAGCTGCGCGCGGCGTTCGCGCAGAACGCCTTCGGCGCCAACATCACCGAGGACACCTCGGACATCGCGGCCGACGTCGGCGCCCTCCTGGCGATCAACGGCGACTACTACGGCTTCCGCTCGACCGGGGTCGTCATCCGCAACGGCGTGCTCTACCGCGACTCCCCCGCCCGCACCGCCGCCGTCATCTATCGCGACGGCACGATGGACCTCGTCGACGAGACGACCACGAGCGGCGAGCAGCTCCTCGCCAACGGCGCGTGGCAGACGTACTCGTTCGGCCCGGCGCTCGTCGAGGACGGCGTCGTCGTCGCGGGCATCGACGACGTGGAGGTCGACACGAACGTCGGCAACCACTCGATCCAGGGCTCCCAGCCGCGCACGGCGATCGGGATGGTCGAGGCGAACCACTACGTGCTCGTCGTCGTCGACGGGCGGTCGTCGGAGAGCTCGGGCGTCACGATGACGGAGCTCGCCCAGCTCATGCTCGACCTCGGTGCGAGCGAGGCGTACAACCTCGACGGCGGCGGCTCCTCGACGATGGTCGACGCGAGCGGCGACCTGGTGAACGACCCGCTCGGGCGCGGCGCCGAGCGCGGGACGTCCGACATCCTCTACGTCGCCGCCACCACCGGCACGACGACGGGGACGGACTCGTGA